The following coding sequences are from one Desulfonatronum thioautotrophicum window:
- a CDS encoding AAA family ATPase produces MEKFFNTSGPIKTEHHYNIPPLHRVDWEEILHLIRSERYFVLHAPRQTGKTSTLLAIMAELNAEARFACAYANIEGAQAARGDESKGIPTVCSAIAGSIRLYLDQPEVFAWLNTSGRDQPANDLLKQMLEHWSRISTKPVVLLLDEVDALVGDTLISLLRQIRAGYAQRPAAFPQSVILCGVRDVRDYRMHGQGEEVITGGSAFNIKAKSLRMGNFIEEEARALWHQHTEATGQPFAPEIFDELWLDTKGQPWLVNALGYEATWENRDARDRTRPITLEDYRAARERLILSRATHLDQLADKLKEPRVRAVISPFLQGLSEVGVRPDDADYLVDLGLLRREINGKLEISNAIYREVIPRELSWGSQMVIEQDRVWYVGPDHRLDMDGLLTAFQRFFRENSEVWLERFDYKEAGPQLLLQAFLQRIVNGGGRLSREYGLGRRRTDLFLEWPLDETQGFFGPVQRVVIELKLVHARRSLETTLAEGLEQTADYADRVGAEEAHLVVFHRDPEIGWEERIWNRRQRFGKWDIVVWGC; encoded by the coding sequence ATGGAAAAATTCTTCAACACATCCGGGCCCATCAAGACCGAACACCACTACAATATCCCGCCTTTGCACCGCGTGGACTGGGAGGAAATTCTCCACCTGATCCGCTCGGAGCGCTATTTCGTGCTCCACGCCCCGCGCCAGACCGGCAAGACGAGTACGCTTCTGGCCATCATGGCCGAACTGAACGCCGAGGCCCGGTTTGCCTGCGCCTACGCCAACATCGAGGGCGCCCAGGCGGCCCGGGGAGACGAGAGCAAGGGCATTCCAACGGTGTGCAGCGCCATTGCCGGGTCCATCCGCCTGTATCTGGACCAGCCCGAGGTCTTTGCCTGGCTGAACACCTCGGGCCGGGACCAGCCGGCCAACGATCTTCTCAAACAAATGCTGGAGCATTGGTCCCGTATCTCGACCAAGCCCGTGGTTCTGCTTCTGGACGAGGTGGACGCCCTGGTGGGCGACACGCTGATCTCCCTGCTGCGGCAAATCCGGGCCGGATACGCCCAGCGGCCCGCGGCCTTTCCCCAGAGCGTGATTCTCTGCGGGGTGCGGGACGTGCGCGATTATCGCATGCATGGCCAAGGGGAAGAGGTGATCACCGGGGGCAGTGCCTTCAACATCAAGGCCAAGTCCCTGCGCATGGGCAACTTCATTGAGGAGGAGGCCCGGGCTTTGTGGCATCAACACACCGAAGCCACGGGTCAGCCCTTTGCCCCGGAAATTTTCGATGAACTGTGGCTGGACACCAAGGGGCAACCGTGGCTGGTCAACGCTTTGGGTTATGAAGCGACCTGGGAAAACCGGGACGCTCGGGACCGGACCCGGCCCATCACCCTGGAAGACTACCGGGCCGCCCGGGAACGGCTGATTCTCTCCCGGGCCACGCATCTGGATCAGCTTGCGGACAAGCTCAAGGAGCCTCGAGTTCGAGCGGTGATTTCCCCGTTCCTTCAGGGCCTGTCCGAAGTGGGAGTGCGGCCCGACGACGCGGACTACCTGGTGGACCTGGGCCTGTTGCGGCGGGAGATCAACGGCAAATTGGAGATTTCCAACGCCATCTACCGGGAGGTTATTCCACGCGAGCTGTCCTGGGGCAGCCAGATGGTCATCGAGCAGGACCGGGTCTGGTATGTGGGACCGGATCACCGGCTGGACATGGACGGGCTCCTGACCGCTTTTCAGCGTTTCTTCAGGGAGAATTCGGAGGTCTGGCTGGAGCGTTTCGATTACAAGGAGGCCGGACCGCAACTCCTGTTGCAGGCCTTTCTGCAGCGCATCGTCAACGGCGGAGGGCGGCTGAGCCGGGAGTACGGCCTGGGTCGCCGCCGGACGGACCTGTTCCTGGAATGGCCCCTGGACGAGACCCAGGGCTTTTTCGGTCCGGTACAGCGGGTTGTCATTGAACTGAAGCTGGTCCATGCCCGGAGAAGCCTGGAAACCACCCTGGCCGAGGGCCTGGAGCAGACAGCGGACTACGCCGACCGGGTCGGCGCGGAAGAAGCTCACCTGGTCGTTTTTCACCGAGACCCCGAGATAGGCTGGGAAGAACGGATTTGGAACCGGCGGCAGCGGTTCGGGAAGTGGGATATTGTCGTGTGGGGGTGTTGA
- a CDS encoding hybrid sensor histidine kinase/response regulator — translation MPEQTKVLIVEDLPTDALLVEHEVREVLPESIFLVVETAPDFLAALDSFQPDLILSDYSMPEFDGLSALKLALEHVPDTPFLIITGSINEETAVKCMKAGAWDYILKERIIRLGTSVLAALERRKERLEKRSAGEALERSERLFRNLFEQHAAVKLLVDPDTAAIVDANQAAAEFYGWSRDQLKAKHIPDINTLPPEQIKSNMRKALIEHCVSFEAQHKLADGTLRDVEIFSSPIQSGNKTLLHSIVHDITSRKKAERALIAAKELAEAANIAKSEFLANMSHELRTPFNGIMGMMQLLQTTPLNEEQQEFVSAAIESSKRFTRLLSDILDISSFEAGKATLTTSEFNPVEALESVMDLFALRAREKGLDLDMTVDPAIPRNVLGDVTRVKQILFNLVGNALKFTDKGSVHAALTPLSAAKGGDLRIMFSISDTGIGIPEDKLGNLFKPFVQVDGSYTRPYQGAGLGLSIVKRLMELMNGNGCVETVVDRGTTVHVVLPFTLPAGDAAKTAQAAAPGVRKEHLNILLAEDDSLNQMFMTHVLKKLGHAVTVANNGQEAVDLFLAGDFDCILMDIQMPVMTGVEATKMIRLQESEFRSQKSEDEDGTSEKRHRTSGPQVSGLSLQPSKNPPPSPHIPIIAVTAHTQPGDREKFLAAGMDEYLGKPVGMEDLDFILKRFFGDPQADGAR, via the coding sequence ATGCCTGAGCAGACAAAGGTATTGATCGTCGAGGACCTGCCCACGGATGCCCTTCTGGTGGAGCACGAAGTCCGGGAAGTTCTGCCCGAATCCATCTTTCTGGTCGTGGAGACCGCTCCGGATTTCCTGGCGGCCCTGGATTCGTTTCAACCGGACCTCATCCTGTCCGACTACTCCATGCCCGAGTTCGACGGCCTCTCCGCGCTCAAGCTGGCCCTGGAGCACGTTCCGGACACGCCCTTCCTGATCATCACCGGCTCCATCAACGAGGAGACCGCGGTGAAGTGCATGAAGGCCGGGGCCTGGGACTACATTCTCAAGGAGCGGATCATCCGCCTGGGAACGTCCGTGCTGGCCGCGTTGGAACGGCGCAAGGAGCGCCTGGAGAAGCGTTCGGCCGGCGAGGCCCTGGAGCGGAGCGAACGGCTCTTCCGGAACCTTTTTGAGCAGCATGCCGCGGTCAAGCTGCTGGTTGACCCGGACACCGCGGCCATTGTGGACGCCAACCAGGCCGCGGCGGAGTTTTACGGATGGTCCAGGGACCAGCTCAAGGCCAAGCATATTCCGGACATCAACACCTTGCCCCCGGAACAGATCAAATCCAACATGCGCAAAGCCCTGATCGAGCATTGCGTCAGTTTCGAGGCCCAGCACAAACTGGCCGACGGCACGCTTCGCGACGTGGAAATATTCAGCAGCCCCATCCAAAGCGGCAATAAGACCCTTCTGCACTCCATTGTTCACGACATCACCAGCCGCAAGAAGGCCGAGCGGGCCCTGATCGCGGCCAAGGAACTGGCCGAGGCCGCGAATATCGCCAAGTCCGAGTTCCTGGCCAACATGAGCCACGAACTGCGCACGCCATTCAACGGGATCATGGGCATGATGCAGCTCCTGCAGACCACGCCACTGAACGAAGAGCAGCAGGAATTCGTCTCCGCGGCCATCGAGTCCTCCAAACGGTTCACCCGGCTGCTTTCGGATATCCTGGACATCTCCAGCTTCGAGGCGGGCAAGGCGACCCTCACCACATCCGAGTTCAACCCTGTTGAAGCCCTGGAATCCGTCATGGACCTGTTCGCCCTCCGCGCTCGGGAAAAGGGCCTGGACCTGGACATGACCGTTGATCCGGCCATCCCCCGAAACGTTCTGGGCGACGTGACCCGGGTCAAGCAGATCCTGTTCAACCTCGTGGGCAATGCCCTGAAGTTCACGGACAAGGGTTCCGTCCATGCCGCCCTGACTCCCTTGTCCGCGGCCAAGGGCGGCGACCTGCGGATCATGTTCTCCATCTCCGACACCGGGATCGGCATCCCGGAAGACAAGCTGGGCAACCTGTTCAAGCCCTTTGTCCAGGTGGACGGTTCCTATACCCGGCCCTACCAGGGCGCGGGCCTGGGGCTGTCCATCGTCAAACGGCTCATGGAACTGATGAACGGCAACGGCTGCGTGGAAACCGTCGTCGACCGGGGAACCACCGTCCATGTGGTCCTGCCCTTCACCCTCCCGGCCGGGGATGCCGCGAAAACCGCCCAGGCCGCGGCGCCCGGGGTGAGGAAGGAACACCTGAACATCCTTCTCGCCGAGGACGACTCCCTGAACCAGATGTTCATGACCCACGTACTGAAAAAACTCGGACACGCCGTAACGGTAGCCAACAACGGCCAGGAAGCCGTGGACCTCTTCCTGGCGGGAGACTTCGACTGCATCCTGATGGACATCCAAATGCCGGTGATGACCGGAGTGGAGGCGACGAAAATGATCAGACTTCAGGAGTCGGAATTCAGGAGCCAGAAGTCCGAGGATGAAGACGGGACGTCAGAGAAAAGACATCGAACTTCCGGCCCTCAGGTCTCAGGTCTCAGCCTTCAGCCCTCCAAAAACCCTCCGCCCTCTCCCCACATTCCCATCATCGCCGTAACCGCCCACACCCAACCCGGCGACCGGGAAAAATTTCTGGCCGCGGGCATGGACGAGTATCTGGGCAAGCCGGTGGGCATGGAAGATCTGGATTTCATTTTGAAGCGCTTTTTTGGCGACCCCCAAGCGGATGGAGCACGCTGA
- a CDS encoding ATP-binding protein has product MTQAPRPKHGIMLRTFLSGLIWISVFPLLLLGAWLTWDSQRSTMASQEEGARRLASNFMTAVDEYLDARMRALDLLAATPMLDDPERWPEFYVLAQSFQRRFEGHVILAEADEPRRMLLNTRAPLGAQLPVLPRAGRHSSVAAAITHGRAAAGDIVFGPVVKEPLVTIAAPVIRQNRVAHVLLSTFTTSLLQERADQFELPPDWIMHLRDGSGNIIARGVPPDFAVHEDAAPKRRFVAQSAVGPWFAELEIPDKVFHSLRFQAVIPILLGLLVTAFVGISGARLAGNRLQRAVASLAGPQPVKPAARITEIEGVRELLATTQAELRHSELYFKRLFENAPVALALSNPEGDILNRNTRFDELSGYSAAETPDWNGWWSRVCPESEIHAQVMADWKTTITHLDAPPVENRIRRKDGAERIVQVFSARFNNGLLSSFLDVTDLRHAENELRIRHETKLGQQAEMRTALLNQMQDANAARERAETALKALRANHETLQKVLEVETVGVMFWDLTTGTMTDANDAFLRMMGYSREDVESRALTWQRLTPPEFFELSLAEVQKFHATGRVGPYEKEYLRKDGTRQWMVFAGSALGENVCVEFCVDISDRKKAEADLLESNRRLAAFLRVSQAVSSSFDRHEVMQLLVDNAVQAMNLTNGAIYLKEDETIRLTAATPAMPRDFPEQFRLAPLRDHPHIARMLNTAAPVIIADTATANLAEEERTVVELLNLRSILCFPICFGDKAIGVLILSDTTKVRTFHKEEIALLQGFADQAAQVMDNIRLYEEVQSHAVQLEQEVGQRREAEEALRLLNQELEERVRRRTQELEEANKQLEAFSYSVSHDLRAPLRGVTGLTRILLDKHADGLPEDGKKLCAMISDNARTMGLLIDDLLTFSRAGRKALQVSSIDMTALVHAVIEELRTTEDTVRVNFQVQDLPPVEADPGLLRQVWQNLLANAVKFSSKTDHPVIQISAKRQEDGRVVYHVQDNGAGFDIKYVDKIFGVFNRLHSSKEFEGTGVGLAIVQQIVNRHGGRVWAQGEPGKGATFSFTLGGGQNE; this is encoded by the coding sequence ATGACCCAGGCACCCCGCCCAAAACATGGAATAATGCTGCGAACGTTCCTCTCCGGGTTGATCTGGATATCAGTCTTCCCCCTGTTGCTGCTCGGAGCATGGCTGACATGGGACAGTCAGCGCTCGACCATGGCGAGCCAGGAGGAAGGCGCGAGGCGTCTGGCAAGCAACTTCATGACCGCGGTGGACGAGTACCTGGATGCCCGGATGCGGGCCCTGGACCTGCTGGCCGCCACGCCCATGCTGGACGATCCTGAGCGCTGGCCGGAATTCTATGTCCTGGCCCAATCCTTTCAGCGCCGTTTTGAAGGGCATGTCATCCTGGCCGAGGCGGACGAACCCAGACGCATGCTCTTGAACACGCGCGCCCCCTTGGGCGCGCAACTCCCGGTGCTGCCCCGGGCGGGCCGACATTCCTCCGTTGCCGCTGCCATAACGCACGGCAGAGCAGCAGCGGGCGACATTGTTTTCGGGCCGGTCGTGAAAGAACCGCTCGTCACCATTGCCGCACCGGTGATCAGACAGAACCGAGTGGCCCATGTGTTGCTGAGCACCTTTACAACAAGCCTGCTCCAGGAGCGGGCGGACCAATTTGAGCTGCCTCCGGACTGGATCATGCACCTGCGGGACGGTTCCGGGAACATCATTGCCCGGGGCGTGCCGCCGGACTTTGCAGTTCATGAGGATGCGGCTCCCAAAAGGCGATTCGTAGCCCAGTCCGCTGTCGGCCCCTGGTTCGCTGAGTTGGAAATCCCGGACAAGGTTTTCCACTCCTTGCGGTTCCAGGCCGTGATTCCAATCCTCCTGGGCCTGCTGGTCACCGCCTTCGTCGGGATATCAGGCGCCAGGCTCGCCGGGAACAGGCTGCAGCGGGCCGTGGCCTCCCTGGCCGGGCCGCAGCCGGTCAAACCGGCGGCACGGATCACCGAAATCGAAGGGGTGCGCGAACTGCTTGCCACCACCCAGGCGGAATTGCGCCACAGCGAGCTGTACTTCAAGCGCTTGTTCGAAAACGCTCCGGTCGCCCTGGCCCTCTCAAACCCGGAAGGGGATATTCTCAACCGTAATACACGCTTCGACGAACTGTCCGGCTACAGCGCCGCCGAGACACCCGACTGGAACGGATGGTGGTCCCGCGTGTGCCCTGAATCTGAAATCCACGCGCAGGTCATGGCCGACTGGAAGACGACGATCACCCACCTCGACGCCCCCCCGGTCGAAAATCGGATTCGCCGCAAAGACGGCGCGGAGCGCATCGTTCAGGTGTTTTCCGCACGATTCAACAACGGCCTCCTGTCCAGTTTTCTCGACGTCACGGACCTGCGCCACGCCGAGAACGAACTGCGGATACGCCATGAAACAAAACTGGGGCAGCAGGCCGAAATGCGCACCGCCCTGCTCAACCAGATGCAGGACGCCAATGCGGCCCGTGAACGGGCCGAAACGGCTCTGAAGGCCCTGCGGGCAAACCATGAAACGTTGCAGAAGGTCCTGGAAGTCGAAACCGTGGGCGTGATGTTCTGGGATCTGACAACGGGGACCATGACGGATGCCAACGATGCCTTTCTCCGGATGATGGGCTACAGTCGCGAGGATGTGGAAAGCCGAGCCCTGACCTGGCAAAGGCTGACCCCACCTGAATTCTTCGAATTGAGTCTCGCGGAAGTCCAAAAATTCCATGCCACCGGACGCGTCGGGCCGTATGAGAAGGAATACCTGCGCAAGGACGGAACGCGGCAGTGGATGGTTTTTGCCGGCAGCGCCCTTGGCGAGAACGTCTGCGTGGAATTCTGCGTGGACATTTCCGACCGCAAAAAAGCCGAGGCTGATTTGCTGGAATCCAACAGGCGGCTTGCGGCGTTCCTGCGGGTCAGCCAGGCTGTTTCATCATCCTTTGACCGGCATGAGGTCATGCAGCTGCTTGTGGATAATGCGGTCCAGGCCATGAATTTGACCAATGGGGCGATTTACCTAAAGGAAGACGAGACCATCCGCCTGACTGCCGCGACTCCGGCCATGCCCAGGGACTTTCCGGAACAATTCCGCCTCGCGCCGCTCCGCGACCACCCCCATATAGCCCGGATGCTGAATACCGCGGCTCCCGTGATCATTGCCGATACAGCGACGGCAAATCTTGCGGAGGAAGAGCGGACGGTTGTTGAACTGCTGAATCTGCGCTCTATATTGTGCTTTCCCATCTGCTTTGGAGATAAGGCCATCGGCGTCCTGATCCTCTCAGACACCACGAAAGTCCGGACGTTCCACAAGGAAGAGATTGCCCTCCTCCAAGGCTTCGCGGATCAGGCCGCGCAGGTCATGGACAACATCCGCCTTTACGAGGAGGTCCAAAGTCACGCGGTACAACTGGAACAGGAAGTCGGCCAGCGCAGGGAGGCTGAAGAAGCGCTTCGGCTGCTCAACCAGGAACTCGAAGAGCGCGTCCGAAGACGAACCCAGGAACTGGAGGAGGCCAACAAGCAGCTTGAGGCGTTCAGCTACTCCGTTTCCCATGACCTGCGCGCTCCGTTGCGGGGAGTGACGGGGCTGACCCGGATCCTGCTGGACAAGCACGCGGACGGACTGCCCGAGGACGGCAAAAAACTCTGCGCCATGATCAGTGACAACGCCAGGACCATGGGCCTACTGATCGACGACTTGCTGACGTTTTCCCGGGCCGGGCGCAAAGCACTTCAAGTTTCATCCATAGACATGACGGCCTTGGTCCATGCGGTCATCGAGGAATTGAGAACAACCGAAGACACGGTCAGGGTGAATTTCCAAGTGCAAGATCTACCTCCCGTGGAGGCTGACCCGGGCCTGTTGCGCCAGGTCTGGCAGAATCTGCTGGCCAACGCGGTCAAGTTTTCATCTAAAACAGATCATCCAGTGATCCAGATCAGTGCGAAGCGGCAAGAAGACGGGCGTGTGGTCTATCATGTCCAGGACAACGGCGCCGGATTCGACATCAAGTACGTGGACAAGATTTTCGGCGTTTTCAATCGTCTGCACTCTTCCAAGGAATTCGAGGGCACAGGCGTCGGACTGGCCATCGTCCAGCAGATCGTCAACCGTCACGGCGGCCGGGTTTGGGCTCAGGGCGAGCCGGGCAAGGGCGCAACCTTTTCCTTCACGCTGGGCGGCGGGCAGAATGAATAA
- a CDS encoding PAS domain S-box protein, with amino-acid sequence MIPRPRAGPIIAFLLLVLPLLSPAWAVTTRADPPASSGNPKVLILVGPHYGPPMLEAIIPPLMRTLADGGLSLSDIYVEFLDLHRHNEPEYRAAVLGLLRHKLADSRSGMIIAINQRAVDFVVREGPDLLPDAPLLVPILETQPDWRVASRKLVTLISRQDAQGTLRLALDLFPDTNRAVLIMGKDDSGAPFLGPLYQALESLPNRLVVETTAHLPYEDMLKMVANLPKDAIGLYVSYFEDVTGRTFVPAEVAGGVAEQASVPVFALRDMQITQGVTGGSVVVSAELGRQAGNITLDYLQGRLQLEHPVTTFDVPHVPLFDWQALQRWGADVRKLPENTIFLNRTPSLWDEQKAALTLGAASGMALLLLSVALIAVNRRQQAALVQLRQAEDSLRESEEHHRRLFETMAQGVIYQDADGAITSANPAAERILGLTLDQMRGKTSMDPRWKMITPDGGEVPGTEHPAMIALRTGEAVGPLVRGVFHPEQNAYVWLSITAIPLFRPEESEPFEAYATFTDITRQKMLNEHLEEHAKDLEQRHGELESFRDASVGRELEMVALKRRINLLSRQLGQAEPYNMSFVDSPGEDERP; translated from the coding sequence ATGATCCCCCGGCCACGCGCAGGCCCAATCATCGCTTTTTTGCTCCTCGTGCTCCCCCTCCTCTCCCCGGCCTGGGCTGTCACTACCAGGGCCGATCCGCCCGCGTCCTCCGGAAATCCCAAGGTCCTGATCCTGGTCGGCCCGCACTACGGCCCGCCCATGCTGGAGGCCATCATTCCGCCGCTGATGCGGACATTGGCCGACGGCGGGCTCAGCCTGAGCGACATCTACGTTGAATTTCTGGACCTGCACCGCCATAACGAACCTGAATACCGCGCCGCCGTCCTGGGCCTGCTCCGGCACAAGCTGGCGGATTCCAGAAGCGGCATGATCATCGCCATCAATCAGCGGGCCGTGGATTTCGTGGTCCGGGAAGGCCCGGACCTCCTGCCCGACGCCCCCTTGCTTGTCCCGATTCTGGAAACACAACCCGACTGGCGGGTTGCTTCCCGCAAGCTGGTCACCCTGATTTCCCGCCAGGACGCCCAGGGCACCTTGCGCCTCGCCCTGGACCTTTTTCCAGACACCAATCGGGCGGTGCTGATCATGGGCAAGGACGACAGCGGGGCGCCCTTTCTGGGACCGCTATACCAGGCCCTGGAGTCCCTGCCCAACAGACTGGTGGTTGAGACCACGGCCCACCTCCCTTACGAGGACATGCTGAAAATGGTTGCGAACCTCCCCAAGGACGCCATCGGCTTGTACGTATCCTACTTCGAGGACGTCACGGGCCGCACTTTCGTCCCGGCCGAGGTGGCCGGAGGGGTGGCGGAACAGGCCAGTGTCCCGGTCTTTGCCCTCCGGGACATGCAAATCACCCAGGGTGTGACGGGAGGTTCGGTCGTTGTCTCCGCCGAACTGGGTCGGCAGGCCGGGAACATCACCCTGGATTACCTGCAAGGCCGCCTCCAGTTGGAGCACCCGGTGACGACCTTCGACGTCCCTCACGTCCCCTTATTCGACTGGCAGGCATTGCAACGCTGGGGCGCGGATGTTCGCAAGCTGCCCGAGAATACGATTTTCCTGAACAGAACCCCTTCCCTGTGGGATGAGCAAAAGGCGGCCCTGACCCTTGGTGCGGCAAGCGGCATGGCCCTGCTGCTGCTTTCGGTCGCGCTGATCGCCGTCAACCGCCGTCAGCAGGCCGCACTGGTTCAACTCCGGCAGGCCGAGGACAGCCTGCGGGAGAGCGAGGAGCACCATCGCCGGTTGTTCGAAACCATGGCCCAGGGGGTAATTTACCAGGACGCAGATGGGGCCATAACCTCCGCCAATCCGGCCGCGGAACGTATCCTGGGCCTGACCCTGGACCAGATGCGCGGCAAGACCTCCATGGACCCGCGCTGGAAAATGATCACGCCCGACGGCGGGGAAGTGCCCGGAACCGAACATCCGGCCATGATCGCCCTGCGCACCGGAGAAGCCGTGGGGCCGCTGGTCCGGGGCGTGTTCCACCCGGAACAAAACGCCTATGTCTGGCTGTCCATCACGGCCATTCCCCTGTTTCGTCCCGAAGAATCCGAACCATTCGAAGCATACGCCACCTTCACGGACATCACGCGGCAAAAAATGCTGAACGAGCACCTGGAGGAACACGCCAAGGATCTGGAACAGCGCCATGGTGAGCTGGAATCATTCCGGGATGCCTCCGTGGGGCGCGAGCTGGAAATGGTCGCGCTCAAGCGCCGGATCAACCTGTTGTCTCGTCAACTGGGGCAAGCCGAGCCATACAATATGAGTTTCGTGGATTCACCGGGGGAGGATGAGCGACCATGA
- a CDS encoding AAA family ATPase, with amino-acid sequence MEKFFNTSGPVDSAEHYSLPPLHRVDWEEVYHLIRTRRYFVLHAPRQTGKTSTLLAIMAELNAEGRFACAYANIEGAQAARGDETKGIPTVCSAIAGSIRLYLDQPEVFAWLNTTGRDQPANDLLKQMLEHWSRISAKPVVLLLDEVDALVGDTLISLLRQIRAGYAQRPAAFPQSIILCGVRDVRDYRMRQKGEEVITGGSAFNIKAESLRMGNFLEEEIRSLWRQHTEATGQTFAPEIFEELWLDTRGQPWLVNALGHETTWKDRAARDRTRPITLEDYRAARERLILSRATHLDQLADKLKEPRVRTVVEALLSTEHTELQMPNDDLQYVEDLGLITRKPLIHVSNRIYQEIIPRELTAVTQDSMPQETTWYIGPDRRLDMGKLLIAFQQFFRENSESWVERFEYKEAGPQLLLQAFLQRVLNGGGRLSREFGLGRRRTDLFLEWPLDEIQGFFGPVQRVVIELKLLHARRSLETTLAEGLEQTADYADRVGAEEAHLVVFHRDPEIVWEERIWNRRERFGERDIVLWGC; translated from the coding sequence ATGGAAAAATTCTTCAACACCTCCGGACCGGTGGACTCTGCCGAGCACTACTCCCTGCCCCCGCTACACCGGGTGGACTGGGAGGAAGTCTATCACCTGATCCGAACCAGGCGCTATTTCGTACTCCACGCCCCGCGCCAGACCGGCAAGACGAGTACGCTTTTAGCCATCATGGCCGAACTGAACGCCGAGGGTCGGTTTGCCTGCGCCTACGCCAACATCGAGGGGGCGCAGGCGGCCCGGGGAGACGAGACCAAGGGCATTCCAACGGTGTGCAGCGCCATTGCCGGGTCCATCCGCCTGTATCTGGACCAGCCCGAAGTCTTTGCCTGGCTGAACACCACGGGCCGGGACCAGCCGGCCAACGATCTTCTCAAACAAATGCTGGAGCATTGGTCCCGTATCTCGGCCAAGCCGGTTGTGCTTCTTCTGGACGAGGTGGACGCCCTGGTGGGCGACACGCTGATCTCCCTGCTGCGCCAGATCCGGGCCGGATACGCTCAACGGCCCGCGGCCTTTCCTCAAAGCATCATCCTCTGCGGAGTGCGGGACGTGCGTGACTACCGGATGCGCCAGAAAGGTGAGGAAGTGATCACCGGCGGCAGCGCTTTCAATATCAAGGCCGAATCCCTGCGCATGGGCAATTTTCTTGAGGAAGAAATCCGGTCCTTGTGGCGCCAGCACACCGAGGCCACGGGCCAGACCTTTGCACCTGAAATTTTCGAGGAATTGTGGCTGGACACCCGGGGTCAGCCCTGGCTGGTCAACGCCCTGGGGCATGAGACGACGTGGAAAGATCGGGCCGCACGGGATCGGACCCGACCTATCACCCTGGAAGACTACCGGGCCGCCCGTGAGCGGCTGATTCTGTCCCGGGCCACGCACCTGGATCAGCTTGCGGACAAGCTCAAAGAGCCGCGGGTGCGCACGGTGGTGGAGGCTCTGCTGTCCACGGAGCATACTGAATTGCAGATGCCCAACGACGACCTGCAATACGTTGAGGATCTGGGACTGATTACGCGTAAGCCGCTGATTCATGTCAGCAATCGGATTTATCAGGAGATCATCCCCCGGGAGCTCACAGCAGTGACCCAGGACTCCATGCCTCAGGAAACGACCTGGTATATCGGCCCGGATCGGCGATTGGACATGGGCAAGCTCCTGATCGCGTTTCAGCAATTCTTCCGGGAAAACAGCGAGAGCTGGGTGGAGCGCTTTGAGTACAAGGAAGCCGGGCCGCAGCTCCTGCTCCAGGCCTTTTTGCAGCGCGTGCTCAACGGCGGCGGGCGGCTGAGCCGGGAATTCGGCCTGGGTCGCCGCCGGACCGACCTGTTCCTGGAATGGCCCCTGGACGAGATCCAGGGCTTTTTCGGCCCGGTGCAGCGGGTGGTCATCGAGCTGAAGCTGCTCCATGCCCGGAGAAGTCTGGAAACCACCCTGGCCGAAGGACTGGAGCAGACAGCGGACTACGCCGACCGGGTCGGCGCGGAAGAAGCTCACCTGGTCGTTTTTCACCGAGACCCTGAGATAGTCTGGGAAGAACGGATTTGGAACCGGCGGGAGCGGTTTGGGGAGCGAGATATTGTCTTATGGGGGTGTTGA
- a CDS encoding Trm112 family protein, producing the protein MPLNKDLLNILACPKCKADVTLTPAEDGLICHPCAVVYPIREEIPIMLIEEAIPMKDWEKGVREQAKGAH; encoded by the coding sequence ATGCCCCTGAACAAGGACCTGCTGAATATCCTGGCCTGCCCCAAGTGCAAGGCCGACGTCACCCTGACCCCGGCCGAGGACGGTTTGATCTGCCACCCTTGCGCGGTCGTCTACCCCATCAGGGAGGAAATTCCGATCATGCTCATCGAAGAAGCCATCCCGATGAAGGACTGGGAAAAGGGTGTCCGGGAACAGGCCAAAGGCGCGCACTGA
- a CDS encoding O-acetyl-ADP-ribose deacetylase produces the protein MIEIIQADITTLHVDAIVNAANTSLLGGGGVDGAIHRAAGPELLEACRKIGGCPTGEARITPGFRLPARFVIHTVGPIWRGGQHQEPELLRACYMNSFRLAQDHDVRTIAFPAVSTGAYGYPKQAAATLALQCMAAYEPAFERIIVCCFSPAEAQIYTQLHGSAPA, from the coding sequence ATGATCGAAATCATCCAGGCCGACATCACCACCCTGCACGTGGACGCCATTGTCAACGCGGCCAACACCTCCTTGCTGGGCGGCGGCGGCGTGGACGGAGCGATTCATCGCGCCGCCGGACCGGAATTGCTGGAAGCCTGCCGGAAAATCGGCGGCTGCCCCACGGGCGAAGCCCGGATCACCCCCGGCTTCCGCCTGCCCGCGCGATTCGTGATCCACACCGTGGGCCCCATCTGGCGCGGCGGCCAACATCAGGAACCGGAACTGCTGAGAGCCTGCTACATGAACAGCTTCCGACTGGCTCAGGACCATGACGTCCGGACCATTGCCTTTCCGGCCGTCAGCACCGGTGCCTATGGGTATCCCAAGCAAGCCGCCGCCACCCTTGCCTTGCAGTGCATGGCCGCGTACGAACCAGCCTTTGAACGAATCATCGTCTGCTGTTTCAGCCCGGCTGAAGCCCAAATTTATACGCAATTGCACGGATCAGCCCCGGCCTGA